The genomic stretch TGCCGCCGTCAGACCACGCGCTCACCGCCGTGAGCCCCAATCCCACCGCTAAACGGACAGTGTCGGCGCCGCATCGCATGCATGACCGCCGCCTTTGCTCGAAGCCTAGACTGAGTTTCTGGGCTGTCACGGCGGAGAAACTGCCGATCAAGAGAGTTAATGTGGTGCATGGATGGATGTGCGTAGTCGGAGCACCCGTGGCGGCGTGGCGCCGTGCATGGTGTGTGTCAGTGTGGGCGTCGAGACGAATAGCTGGTGTGTTGCTCCGCTCCAGGTGGACATTTTGAGACAAAATCACTTGGTTCCAGCCTCCAGGTGGACATTTGTCTGTTCACTTACTTAAACGCGTGTCCTGATCGAATAGCCACAAGCCAGCCATGTAGCCCAAGCAAAAAAAATGGCCTGTACCACCAGCGGCAGCGGCAGGATGTGAGATCCTCGATCACTCAACGATTATGAACACACGATTCACGATACAATTCCTCAGCGTCACGCTGGGAGGTTTAGAATCCGACGAAtcggtggaggaagaagaaagagactCCTACAGGAGTTCAGTCATGATTACAATATGAGATAAGATATCTTGCTCTCCAAGCTGATCACATAAGTACTGTGTCCGCGATGCTCGTCTCGGGTTCACGGGCCGTTAGCTGGGCTCGGCGACGGACGTGGGCTTCCCGAATCTTCTGCCTCTCATCCGTCCTGAGCTTGGCTCTGAGTGCCTCGGGCAGATACTGGGTCGTGACAATACCCCCTCCTCGAGTACCAGCTTGCCCCCAAGCTGGTGCATGCGGAAACGCGTTGACGACGACAAAGACGTTCTCCCAGGTGCTGCATTCTTCGGGCCACCCTTCCCACTGGATTAGCAGTTGACTCACCTGTTTGTGCCCTTGCTTGATCGCCCGCTCCCCAATGATGCGCTTGTGGTTGCACTTGCAATATCATCAGACAATAAGGCTGCTGGTAGATTTTTACTTACCACCGCTCCGGGTTTCACTGCTTTCTTGAGTTGTGATACATGGATCACAGGATGGATTCGTGCTGACTCTGGTAGATCAAGTTTGTATGAGACATTGCCAACCCGCTTGAGAATCTTGAATGGTCCAAAGAACTTGAATCCCAATTTCTGACATGGTCTCCTGGCCACTGTGTGCTGCACATAAGGCTGCAGTTTCAGATACACCCAGTCACCCACATCGAACTGGCGTTCGCTGCGGTTCTTGTCTGCTTGTGCTTTCATCCGTTGTTGCGCTCGTGCCAGATGATGTTGAATTTCTGGTATCATACGTGCTCTTTCTTGTAACCACTCGTCCAGCTCCCGATTGCCTGTTTGATCATGTTCCAGATAGCCAAAGGGTCTTGGTTTCCTACCATACAACACTTCAAATGGAGTCCGACCATGGGCAGAGTGCAGTGATGTATTGTACCAGAATTCCGCTTGTGACAGCCACTTCGCCCATTTGTTGGGGTTGTCATGCACAAAGCGAGCGCAAGAATGTTTCCAAACATTGGTTGAGACGCTCCGTCGGCCATCCGTCACGGGGGTGATAGGAGGAGCTCATATTCGGTGTCGTGTACGCCAAACGGAACGATTGCTTTGCCGAAGCCGACTAATGAACACCTTATCACGATCAGAGATCAGCACTTTCGGCATGCTGTGCAAACGATACACATTATCCATATACGCCTGTGCCACCGAAGCTGCCGTAAAAGGGTGCTTGAGAGGAATGAAATGGCCATATTTGGTCATCTTGTCAACCACCACCAAGATCGTGTCAAATTTGTTGGACACTGGCAAACCCTCGATGAAATCCAACCCAACTGTGTGCCAAGCTTCGGGAGGAACGGGAAGTGGATGAAGCTTGCACGGTGTCTTGGTGTGTTCGATTTAGCTTGTTGACAAGTCACACATTGCTTGCACATACGCCATCATCTGCTTGTTTCGGTCCCGGCCGGGCAAACATCGACGAACTCGATGGTATGTGGCTGCGAATCCCGAGTGCCCACCAATGCCACTTGCTTGTGCAATGCTAGCAAGATTGCTTTGTGAGCTTCTTTGTTGTTTCCCAACCAGATCTTGCCATTCTTCCGAATTATTCCATCGAGAGAGGGAGAATCCTTGTTCATTGGTTCCCTGCACACTCGGTTCCGTGAGGAGTTGTTTGGTTTGCTCATCCTTGAGATATCCTTCCACTACGGTTTCCATCCACTTGGGTGTCTTTGGTGGAAATTGCACGAGTTCTTGTGGTCGCCTGGACAAGGCATCCGCCCTTGTGTTTGTGCTTCCTTTTTTATAGACTATCTTGTATTGCAGCCCAAGCAGCTTGAAAAAGGCTTTCTGTTGAATCATGGTATTAAACTTGTGATCCCCCAAATGGATTAAGCTGCGTTGGTCTGTGTGGATTGTGAAAGGCCTATGTGCCAAATATGTCTTCCATTTATCAATGGCAAGCGAGTATAGCCAAACATTCCTTGTCGTAGATCGACAGTGCTTGGTTTTTGGGCCCCAAAGCCTTGCTGAAGAATGCCAGAGGATGGCCTTCCTGCATGAGAACAGCCCCTACCCCTGTGGCACACGCATCAGTTTCCAACACGAATTCCTTCTTGAAGTCTGGCAGTGCTAACACTGGAGCTTGCACCAATGCTTTTTTGAGTgactggaaggagtcattgaccaCTGGCGACCAGACAAACGGTATATTCTTGCGTAGGAGATTAGTCGAGGGCGGCCGATCACCCCAAATTGCCTTATGAATTTCTGTAATACCACGCCAACCCCGGGAATCCTCTCAAGCTGTTTCGAGTTTGTTGGCTGCGGCCATTGTTTGCCTTGCTTGCTATTTTCGCGAGTGCTGTGGACACGCCCCCACCACTGATTATGTGCCCCAAGTATTCCAAGGTTTTCTGTGCAAATGTGCATTTCGACCTCTTGAGATATAACTTGTTCTGCTCCAGTATTTGGAAGACTTGTTTCAAGTGCTCTACATGTTCTGCAAGATTCTTGCTGTAGATCAACACGTCATCCACGAACACAAGGACAAACTTCCGAGTTATGTGAGCGAATATCGTGTTCATTGCTGACTGAAAGGTAGCTGGGGCAGAGGTAAGACCAAAAGGCATAACACGAAATTCATAATGTCCACTGTGTGTTTTAAATGCTGTCTTCCCTTCTTCTCCCTCAGCCATACGAATCTGATGATATCCCGATCGTAAGTCCAATTTACTGAAGTACATGGACCCCGACAGTTCATCGAGCAATTCATCCACCACTGGCATGGGATAACGATCCTTTACTGTAACTGCATTCAGCTGTCGATAATCGACACAAAAACGCCAGCTGCCATCTTTTTTCTTGACCAGAATTACAGGTGAAGCAAAAGGACTCTGGCTGGGTCGAACAATACCTTGCTTGATCATGTCTTTAATTTGTCGTTCGATCTCATCCTTCTGTTGTGGGTTGTATCGGTATGGCTTGACGTTGACAGGTTGAGCTCCCGCCATCAGTGGTATTTTGTGGTCGAATGCCCTGCTAGGCGGCAGTCCTTTAGGGGTAGCAAAACATTCCTCATTTTCTTTGAGCAACACCTCGATCTCATATGGCATTGCAGCTGCTTCCGCGCTATCAGACACTGGGCACAATCGCACCACCTGGGCCACTGCTCTATCATCGACCAATTCTCTGCAACTCTGTCATAGATATTTGCTCACGAGTGGTTACTTTGTCGGACCAACCTTTCAAGGTAATGCGTTTCCCTTCATGTCCgaatcttaactttttctttggcCAATCAATCCACATTTTCCCACGAGTCATTCAACCAATCCATTCCCAGAATTATGTCATAGCATGGAATGCGGAACACCACGAAGTCCCCTTTGAATTTGCTTGCCTTGACACTCCCGAGTGAGGTCGATTCATTGCTGTTGTGATCTTTGATGTTGCACCGTTAGCTACTTGCACCTGTGACCGGTTGCACTTGAGTGGTTGCCAACCCCAATTGTTCTCTGCGGTATTGCTGACAAAGCTCCCACAACTACCCGAATCaatgaggaggaggacttgtttcCCATTCACTTGTCCCCGAAGCCGTATACTTTTCTTTGATGTTGCACCCGCCGGAGCATGCTGGGAAATATGCATGAAGGACTCGTCACTCCTGCTTGCTTGCATTGGCATTATCCTCACTTTGTCGGAGCTGGACAAGTGTAAGCTCTCGAGTAGTTCCTCTACAATGTGCGGGGgcacttgttttgttgcatttgTGGCACTGGAGCATATTTGTCTCCACACTTGAAGCACTCCCCACGTTCCTTGCGGCTGAGCTCGCAATGTTTGCAGCTTTTCATTCCATTTCCCCTTCTGAGACACTGGCTCCTCTGTGTTTTTGTGTTTTTCTTCTGGTGCCTGCCCCAACATTCCCTTGCCACTGAATCCTGGTCGATTGTATTTCTGTCTGTGCTCATATCTCGACCTGGTGTGATTGAAAGGTCTATCCTCGTCCAGCGAGTTCCTCTTGCTTCTCAGCCGGAGCAAGTGCTGCATCGATCGTCTTGGGGGAGTGAAGTTTGATTGCTCTACGGATGTCATGTCGGAGGCCATTCACAAATTTGGTCACAAAGTATGCCTCATCATAATGCCTATTGTGTACCAACACCTGATGTCTGAGGGCCTCAAATTTCTGATAATACTTGCCCACTGTATGAGTTTGTTTGCATCGTTCCAGAGCCTCCAAGTATTTGTGATGTTTATCTCTACCGAATTTGTTATGGATTGCCACACAGAGTTCCTCCCATCCATCCACATCATGTTCAGCCTCATATGTTTGCAGCCACAACGCTGCATTGCCGACAAAATGCATTGTTGCAAAACTTGCCCATGCTTCATGATCCACTGAGTAGAGAGCAAAGTACTTCTCACATACCTGCTTCCACCATTTCGGATTTTCACCGTCAAATTTTGGAAACTCTGTTTTCGGCGGTCGTGCCCCGTAGCTGCCTCCCCTCGAGCTTGGATACCCACTTGTCCTCGAATTCACTTGCATTACCGGACCGTACACCCAGATTGAAATTCACGAGCGTGTTTGGAAACCCTCGTCGGCTTGCAATGTTGCTGGTAGGTACTGCAATCCTCAGGGTGTTGCTGCTCTTGCCATTTTCCAAGTCACCAATCTCCACAGCCGGCATGCGCACATCCTCAGCACCCACACGATCCGCCTCCAATGCTGTTACCCGGGCTCCCACTGAATCCACTGCTGCTTGAATGCTCTTCAGTGATCCATCGACTTGAGGTACCCACGAACCCAAGCTGCTTCAAGGTCTCGTTGATTGATTTCAGAGTTGTTGTAGTCTCGACACACTGCTTACGCAGCTCTTCGCCTTGCTTCTTCGGGACCGCGATTTCCGACCGCACCGCCTGCATCTCCTCCACCTGCCCCCACACCGCCGCGCACGGGACAAGTGTCGGCCGCCGCCGCAGAGATCGCCGCCAAAGACACACGGATCCGCCGTTGGGCCGGAATTTTACCACTCACGGGGATGATCGCGAGTAACCGCCCACCGCCGCAAATCGTGTCCGAATGATCCGCTGCACCCGATCGCCTCCGTGGTCGCCGCTGCTCGTCGGCCACCTCTCCGCCACCACGAGATTTGGAAACACGGTGTGATTCTACGGGGAGATCCCAACCACCGCAGATCCGCTCTCGGATCGCCTCCACCTCTCGGATCTCTCGCCTTTTCTACTGGATTTTTGTCGGCGCCCGAACCACGGATCCGAAGACTTGTGGCTACGATACCAAGTGTGAGATCCTCGATCACTCAACGATTATGAACACACGATTCACGATACAATTCCTCGGCGTCACGGCTGGGAGGTTTAGAATCCGACGAAtcggtggaggaagaagagagagacTCCTACAGGAGTTCGGTCATGATTACAATATGAGATAAGATATCTTGCTCTCCAAGCTGATCACATAAGTACTGTGTCCGCGATGCTCGTCTCGGGTTCACGGGCCGTTAGCTGGGCCTGGCGACGGACGTGGGCTTCCCGAATCTTCTGCCTCTCATCCGTCCTGAGCTTGGCTCTGAGTGCCTCGGGCAGATACTGGGTCGTGACACAGGACCAAGAAGCTGCGTGTCCTGTTCATCCCCTTCTTCGCGACCAGCCACATCGAGCCCTTCACCCACTTCGCCATTCGCCTCGCCGCGGCAGCTACCCCCGACGTCGCCGTGGAGGCAACAGTCGCGGTCACGCCGGCGAACGTCTCGATCGTGCAGTCCTTGCTCGACCGACACTACGGCAGCGCGCACAATGCAGCAGCAGACGAGGGCGCCATCCCCGTCAGGATCGCGACGTATCCGTTCCCGGCCGTGGAGGGCCTCCCGAGGGGCGTCGAGAACcttggccaggccgcgccggccgacTCGTGGCGCATCGACGTCGCCGCCTTCAGCGACGCCCTCACGCGCCCCGCGCAGGAGGCCCTGGTCAGGGCGCAGTGCCCCGACGCGCTCGTCACCGACGTGCACTTCGCGTGGAACGTCGGGATCGCCGGCGACCTCGGCGTGCCGTGCGTCACGTTCAAGGTCACCGGCGCCTTCTCGTCGATCGCCATGCGCCACCTCGCGCTCCTGGCGGACGTCGCGAACGCCGACCCCGACGTCGCCGTGGTCCCTCGGTTCCCGGGCCCTCCCGTACGGATCCCGAGGACCGAGCTGCCTGAGTTCCTCAGGAAGAAGCAGGAGGTCGACTACTCCAAGACCAACACCTTCTACGCGGCGCAGGCCGCCTGCTTCGGCGTCGCCGCCAACACGCTGCCGGACCTGGAGCGGCCGTACTGCGACGTGCACATCGGCGGAGGCCACGTGAAGCGCGCCTACTTCATAGGCCCAGTCTCGCtgcgaccgccaccggcggcgaccGGCCGCGGCGAGTCCGAGTCGTCGCAGCGCTGCATCGGTTGGCTCGACTCGAAGCCTGACCGCTCGGTGGTGTACCTGTGCTTCGGCAGCTTCGCCCCCGTGTCGGACGCGCAGCTGCAGGAGCTCGCGCTCGGGCTGGAGGCGTCTGGGGAGTCGTTCCTGTGGGTGCTGAGGTCGGAGACGTGGACTgctccggtggggtgggaggAGCGCGTCGCGGACAGGGGGATGCTCGTCACGGCCTGGGCGCCACAGACGGCCATACTGGGCCACCGCGCGGTGGGCGCCTTCGTCACGCACTGCGGCTGGAACTCGGTGCTGGAGACGGTGGCCGCCGGCGTGCCGGTGCTGACGTGGCCCATGGTGTTCGAGCAGTTCATCACCGAGAGGCTGCTCACCGACGTACTCGGCATCGGGGAGAGGCTGTGGCCGCACGGCGCCGGCGGCGTACGGAGCACGCGTTACGTAGAAAACGAGCTAGTCCCTGCCGGAGATGTGGCACGGGCGCTGACGGCGTTCATGCTCCCCGGAGGATCAGGGGACGCGGCCAGGAACAGGGTCACGGATCTCGCCGCCAAGGTTCACGCGGCCACGGCGGAGGGAGGCTCCTCACACCGTGATCTGCGCCGTCTcgtcgatgatctcgtggaggcgacatgtgctgctgctgctgcagtgACGAAATCAGTTCAGGACTAGAGGCAGGCGCTACCTCCCGGCCTCTTCGCCTGAAAACACTCACATCTACCGCTGTACGTGCTGCTGCAGTGCTGCTTAATGTACTCTGCTGCTGCATACTCATTGTGTATTCGTTTACTTCATTGGATTTATTCTTGCATTTTACCCTGCAGAAATAAAGCGTACTACTGTGAGTACTGTCCTGCCACAATTATATTGTATGTTTTTCCAAGTTTTGAACATCTTCCATTTTCTGTTTTCGATAAGAGCACAGTTTGTACAGTAACTGAATGAACTGAAAAACAACAGCACAGAGTCCGACTGTTTTTCCACACAAAATAGAATACGAATTTTCTAGAATCAAGAGCAATTACCTGTAATAGAATAAACCGAACCAAAATTTTAAACATCCAGCACAACACTATGAAATTTAGAATACACCTGACCGCATGAACAATTTGGCCTCCCATATGGCCATATATGTATATATACTTATATAGTAAAAGACGTGCATGGAGTCCTGACCATTGCTATATACCGTccatttttctgatttgttttCAGATTTGGACATTGAGTAATGTTTTTGCATGCACATGCTACCTCACATTCTCTCTCAGCCATTAGTCCATCTTTTTTCGCATTGGGTGCAAATATCCCTCTTTATTTCTGAGATCTTGTGAAACAAGTAAAATAGGTGTGCCCAACGCTGGTAAAATACGAAAATCCTAACACTATTTAGGCATTTCCATGTTGTAAAACATATCATTTTTTGCAATCATGGGGATTTTCTGGGGATTTTGTGTGTGGAGGATGACCTTGCTCTGGTGCCAAGAATAATACCATGTTACTATTGGAGGTCACCGAAGCATGAGGAGAGGATAACGCCGCTTGTTGAGAGTGGCCGCCGGAAGATATCACCGCTTGTGGAGAGCTGCCACccgagaggaagaggagagagacAAAACGAGAGCAACCCGAGTCGAGTTAGTTCAATTCTTGGAAGCCCCCCTTATGGTTGACGCTTTTCTCTTATAGAAACCAACCCAATCCACCTCCCCTCTCGCTTGCACATGGCTCATGTCCACCAAAATCCCATGTTTCCAATACAAAACTATATTTCTCTGTTAGGGTGTGTTCGTTTTTAGAACCGGGTGGAATGGAATGGGTCATGGAACCGTTCCATTCCGGTGTTCGTTTTGGACAAAAAATTGTCACGGAACCGTTCCATTCTTGTGTTCTTTTCTAGGATGGGGTGGAATAGAATGGAATGAGAACGACATCAAACTTGATTAATTATTCTCCTAATcttgattaattattgctaaaattaattaattattgctaaacttgattaattattCCTAATCTtaattaattattgctaaacttgattaaattAGAGTTAATCGCCCAGCATTAGTGTGccgttccacctcgtccggccgaatCGGCAGGACCGGTCGGTTCCGCATATTGAGGGAATATTCCTTTTTCTGGAACCACTCCATTCCACCCAAGAACGGGCTCAcggaatggaaccgttccatCCATTCCAGTTGGTTCCAGAAACGAACACACCCTTAGAGTCATGACATTCTGGGATACAGGTGGTTGATTACCTTCAGGGGCTGCACAGTTCTTGAAGAGTCGGGCCCTACGTGCAGAGGTGAGCACGGAGCAGAGCCCTGCTCAAAGGGATtaaatttcgcccaaaaaattgAATTTCGCTCATTTCATTTAGGACCGATAAGAAGAATTTCGTTGAAATCTcatgaattttggggattttcctaGAATtcttataaaaattcaaaatttggaCAGAATTTGGCcgaaaattcaaatttcaaaattttaaaattccaaaaaaaattatgtgtctTTACTTTTGTCTGCTATTTGACCAAAAATATCGAAATGTGCGGCCAGACCCGGTAAATTTCCCAAACTGAAGTCCAAATCCTTACCTCGAACCCACACCCCTCGCCCAACTCCTCATTGTTGGCGTCCTCCCTCATATCCACTCTCTTTCCCATGtgcatcggccgccgcctccggctCCCCACCACCATCGTCCTCCTCCGCATCGGCATTGTCGTCACCTTCTTGCTGTCCTTCCACTTCATCTTCATCGCTTCCTTGCTCTTCTCGTCCTCCTCCACGAGGGCAAGGCTCAGTTGGTACGTCGTCTCTAGCATCGCTGGAACACGAATGTTTGCACGCGCCGTAAGAGAGTGTAACCCAGGCACATTTCCTTAGTAGATTATTCATACTATTATTTACACAAAATTCAAAATCCTATTAGGTTGGAAAAGGCTAGACGATACAACTATACATTCCTCCATCCGGATATTTATTAGGTTTATACGTAGATGTATTTAAAAAGGAACACCATATA from Lolium rigidum isolate FL_2022 chromosome 4, APGP_CSIRO_Lrig_0.1, whole genome shotgun sequence encodes the following:
- the LOC124648158 gene encoding UDP-glycosyltransferase 73C4-like — protein: MARYRRPPLIPSMAIESAAPPKKLRVLFIPFFATSHIEPFTHFAIRLAAAATPDVAVEATVAVTPANVSIVQSLLDRHYGSAHNAAADEGAIPVRIATYPFPAVEGLPRGVENLGQAAPADSWRIDVAAFSDALTRPAQEALVRAQCPDALVTDVHFAWNVGIAGDLGVPCVTFKVTGAFSSIAMRHLALLADVANADPDVAVVPRFPGPPVRIPRTELPEFLRKKQEVDYSKTNTFYAAQAACFGVAANTLPDLERPYCDVHIGGGHVKRAYFIGPVSLRPPPAATGRGESESSQRCIGWLDSKPDRSVVYLCFGSFAPVSDAQLQELALGLEASGESFLWVLRSETWTAPVGWEERVADRGMLVTAWAPQTAILGHRAVGAFVTHCGWNSVLETVAAGVPVLTWPMVFEQFITERLLTDVLGIGERLWPHGAGGVRSTRYVENELVPAGDVARALTAFMLPGGSGDAARNRVTDLAAKVHAATAEGGSSHRDLRRLVDDLVEATCAAAAAVTKSVQD